A stretch of the Candidatus Binataceae bacterium genome encodes the following:
- a CDS encoding ribonuclease J: protein MTSSSVRIVPLGGLGEIGLNLTVIECAGRAIIIDAGVMFPEERALGLGVLAPDLAYLEQSHLEILGVVLTHAHEDHVGALPHLLRRFKMRVYGTEVTLAFARRRLDQDGLVGARMNTIAPRRRFELGPFGVEPIRVTHSTPDSVALAIATPAGLIVHSGDFKIDPAPIDGELFDRERFAELGVEGVALLMSDSTNVERTGRSGAESSIKPVLRDLASRSRGKFFLSVFSSHLHRIRQLTEVSREMGRRVVPLGRRMAESVRLGLELGQLPFGPGTYIDPAEAEFLEARKLTFLASGSQGEPLSALVRIAADAHPRVRVEPGDTVVLSSRFIPGNERTINTLVNRLYKRGAEVFYESVAPVHVSGHASQDELSELIALTKPKFFMPIHGEYRHLRRHVALAAAAGIPEANCFLLEDGEPLTLAAGPTAARARAVEAGRVLIEDGEFGDPALLSERRTLGRDGTVFAVVAVSSKTGEIVAGPEIVSRGLLIGDGTSAHMRRARSQLAERLNRVEGPFTVEGAMLRTEIVHTLRNYFSHALGKRPLIVPHIMEV from the coding sequence TTGACATCCTCGTCCGTCAGAATCGTGCCGCTGGGCGGGCTCGGCGAAATCGGGCTTAACCTGACGGTGATCGAGTGCGCCGGGCGAGCAATCATAATCGACGCCGGGGTGATGTTCCCGGAAGAGCGAGCGCTCGGACTCGGCGTGCTGGCGCCGGATCTCGCCTACCTCGAACAGAGCCATCTCGAAATTCTCGGCGTCGTTCTGACTCACGCGCACGAGGACCACGTCGGCGCGCTGCCCCATCTGCTGCGCCGCTTCAAGATGCGCGTTTACGGGACCGAAGTAACGCTGGCCTTCGCCCGCCGCCGCCTCGATCAGGACGGTCTTGTCGGCGCGCGCATGAATACCATCGCGCCGCGCCGCCGCTTCGAGCTCGGCCCGTTCGGCGTCGAGCCGATTCGCGTCACCCATTCCACGCCCGATTCGGTGGCGCTCGCGATTGCGACTCCGGCCGGCCTCATCGTGCACAGCGGCGATTTCAAGATCGATCCGGCGCCGATCGACGGCGAACTATTCGACCGCGAACGGTTTGCCGAACTGGGTGTCGAGGGTGTGGCGCTCCTGATGTCAGATTCGACCAACGTCGAGCGCACCGGGCGCTCGGGCGCTGAAAGCTCGATAAAGCCGGTGCTGCGCGATCTCGCCTCGCGTAGCCGCGGCAAGTTCTTTCTTTCGGTCTTTTCGTCCCATCTGCATCGTATCCGCCAGTTGACCGAGGTCTCGCGCGAGATGGGGCGGCGCGTGGTTCCGCTGGGGCGCAGAATGGCCGAAAGCGTGCGGCTCGGCCTGGAACTGGGCCAATTGCCGTTCGGGCCCGGAACGTATATCGACCCGGCCGAGGCGGAATTCCTGGAAGCGCGCAAGTTGACTTTTCTCGCAAGCGGCAGCCAGGGCGAGCCGCTCTCCGCGCTGGTGCGGATCGCCGCCGACGCCCATCCGCGCGTGCGGGTCGAGCCGGGCGACACCGTGGTGCTCTCTTCGCGTTTCATTCCCGGCAACGAGCGCACGATCAACACGCTGGTCAACCGGCTGTACAAGCGCGGAGCCGAGGTCTTCTACGAATCGGTCGCGCCGGTGCATGTCTCCGGCCATGCCAGTCAGGACGAATTGTCGGAGTTGATCGCGCTGACCAAGCCGAAATTCTTTATGCCGATTCACGGCGAGTATCGTCATCTGCGCCGCCACGTCGCGCTCGCGGCCGCCGCCGGCATCCCCGAGGCCAACTGCTTCCTACTCGAGGACGGCGAACCGCTGACGCTCGCCGCAGGCCCGACGGCCGCTCGTGCGCGCGCGGTTGAGGCCGGACGCGTCCTGATCGAGGACGGTGAATTCGGCGACCCGGCGCTCCTCAGCGAACGGCGCACGCTCGGACGCGACGGCACCGTGTTCGCGGTGGTAGCGGTATCGTCTAAGACCGGCGAGATCGTGGCGGGTCCGGAGATTGTATCGCGCGGGCTCTTGATTGGCGACGGAACCTCGGCGCATATGCGGCGCGCGCGCTCGCAACTGGCCGAACGGCTGAACCGCGTCGAGGGGCCGTTCACCGTCGAGGGTGCGATGCTTCGCACGGAGATCGTGCACACCCTGCGCAACTACTTTAGCCACGCGCTCGGCAAACGCCCGCTGATCGTACCGCATATCATGGAGGTCTGA
- a CDS encoding DNA translocase FtsK 4TM domain-containing protein translates to MPAPSPQSRVARELAALALLALAVFGVLSLVSAAAGRNPNLCGILGGAAAAAASGALGLQAYVLALLVAVLAIRVWSGASARTLMRESLGGAVLLVALGAGAGLFAGGGAQSAAGEAGGAIGGALASALGSYLNLGGGYICVMLAVIAALVMMLRRSPTELMAGLASSVRVRRREPRNLALDDGDGDWSSGDADFPIGSTKGEADRAQAGGPPSADARPLKVRRLETVELRGRDARPMRAGRKGGYELPALSLLDMPPAEHAQVDESALERSARVLEQKLADFGVEGRVVEVQPGPVVTMYKFEPGSGIKVSQIVNLADDLSMALRAATVRIQAPVPGEAVVGIEVPNRKREKVYLREIMEAEEFAAARSQLTIALGKDISGRPMAADLATMPHLLIAGATGTGKSVSIHTMIASILFNATADDVRFILIDPKMLELSVYENIPHLLVPVVVDPEKAAAALLWATQEMETRYRMMREMGVRNIDGYNRALGAAGKVVELKPVNQVEEGAGRARSSEDGEPIKHRRLPKIVIVIDELADLLLSEGKTVERDITRLAQKARASGIHLILATQRPSVDVLTGLIKANLPARISLQVTSRVDSRTILDSIGAERLLGAGDMLFMPPGSAKLRRLHGPFVSETEIRRVVDFLRAQGAPDYQMEILETKVASEDGLEGGGFEADDLYDEAVRIVLETNQASVSMIQRRLRIGYNRAARMVEQMEREGLVTPGDGMRPREVRSRNVN, encoded by the coding sequence GTGCCCGCGCCGTCCCCTCAAAGCCGCGTCGCGCGCGAACTCGCGGCGCTCGCGCTGCTGGCGCTGGCCGTCTTCGGCGTGCTGAGCCTGGTCTCGGCTGCGGCCGGCCGGAACCCCAATTTGTGCGGGATCCTGGGCGGCGCAGCCGCCGCAGCGGCGAGCGGCGCGCTTGGCCTTCAGGCCTATGTGCTGGCCTTGCTCGTGGCCGTGCTTGCAATTCGCGTTTGGAGCGGTGCATCCGCGCGCACCCTGATGCGCGAGAGTCTCGGCGGCGCGGTTTTGCTGGTCGCGCTCGGCGCCGGCGCGGGACTGTTCGCCGGCGGGGGCGCGCAATCGGCCGCGGGAGAAGCGGGCGGCGCGATCGGTGGCGCGCTCGCGTCCGCGCTCGGCAGTTATCTCAACCTGGGCGGCGGTTATATCTGCGTGATGCTCGCCGTGATTGCGGCGCTGGTGATGATGCTGCGGCGCTCGCCGACCGAACTTATGGCGGGTCTCGCGTCCAGTGTGCGCGTGCGGCGGCGCGAGCCGCGAAACCTCGCGCTCGATGACGGCGACGGCGATTGGTCCTCCGGCGACGCCGATTTTCCGATCGGTTCCACCAAAGGCGAAGCGGATCGCGCGCAGGCAGGCGGGCCACCGAGCGCCGACGCTCGTCCGCTCAAGGTCCGCCGCCTGGAGACCGTCGAGCTTCGCGGGCGCGATGCCAGGCCGATGCGGGCCGGTCGCAAGGGCGGTTACGAATTGCCGGCGCTCTCGTTGCTCGATATGCCGCCCGCCGAGCATGCGCAGGTCGATGAGAGTGCGCTCGAGCGCAGCGCCCGCGTGCTGGAGCAGAAGCTCGCCGATTTCGGCGTCGAGGGGCGCGTGGTCGAGGTCCAGCCGGGCCCGGTGGTCACGATGTACAAGTTCGAGCCGGGCTCCGGAATCAAGGTCAGCCAGATCGTAAACCTGGCCGACGATCTGTCGATGGCGTTGCGGGCGGCTACGGTGCGAATCCAGGCGCCGGTGCCGGGCGAAGCCGTGGTCGGAATCGAAGTGCCCAACCGCAAGCGCGAGAAGGTTTACTTGCGCGAGATCATGGAGGCCGAGGAGTTCGCTGCGGCGCGCAGCCAGCTCACGATCGCGCTCGGCAAGGACATCTCGGGGCGGCCGATGGCGGCCGACCTTGCGACGATGCCTCATCTGCTGATCGCGGGCGCGACCGGCACCGGCAAGTCGGTGTCGATCCACACGATGATCGCGTCGATCCTCTTTAACGCGACCGCCGACGACGTGCGCTTCATCCTGATCGATCCCAAGATGCTCGAACTGTCGGTTTACGAGAACATCCCGCACCTGCTGGTCCCGGTCGTGGTCGATCCGGAAAAGGCGGCGGCGGCGCTGTTGTGGGCGACGCAGGAGATGGAGACGCGCTACCGGATGATGCGCGAGATGGGCGTGCGCAATATCGACGGCTACAACCGCGCGCTCGGCGCGGCCGGCAAAGTGGTCGAGCTGAAACCGGTAAACCAGGTCGAGGAAGGTGCAGGCCGCGCGCGCAGCAGCGAGGACGGCGAGCCGATCAAGCATCGCCGCCTCCCCAAGATCGTCATCGTCATCGACGAGCTGGCCGACCTGCTGCTGAGCGAGGGCAAGACCGTCGAACGCGATATCACCCGCCTTGCGCAAAAGGCGCGCGCCTCCGGTATCCATCTGATCCTCGCCACCCAGCGCCCATCGGTCGACGTCCTGACGGGCCTAATCAAGGCCAACCTGCCCGCGCGAATTTCGCTGCAGGTGACCTCGCGCGTCGACTCGCGCACCATCCTCGACTCGATCGGCGCCGAGCGCCTGCTCGGCGCGGGCGACATGCTCTTCATGCCGCCGGGCAGCGCAAAGCTCCGCAGGCTGCACGGTCCGTTCGTGTCCGAGACCGAGATTCGACGGGTCGTCGATTTTCTCCGTGCGCAGGGCGCCCCGGACTACCAGATGGAAATCCTCGAGACCAAGGTGGCTTCGGAGGACGGTCTCGAAGGCGGCGGCTTCGAAGCCGACGACCTCTACGACGAGGCGGTGCGAATCGTGCTCGAGACCAACCAGGCCTCGGTTTCGATGATCCAGCGGCGCCTGCGGATCGGCTACAATCGGGCGGCGCGAATGGTCGAGCAGATGGAACGCGAGGGGCTCGTGACGCCGGGCGACGGGATGCGCCCGCGCGAAGTCCGCTCGCGCAACGTGAATTAA
- a CDS encoding outer-membrane lipoprotein carrier protein LolA: MAEARCTTIAASASVDSSPSLDTALTRLQQRYDCSRSLQADFDETLSSPGGMKRTRKGTVYFRKVGLMRWAFAAPSEGTVVSDGATIYDYEKDLNQVVELPVNKALKSSATAFLLGLGNIRRDFKVSMPPASSSDGLVHLVLVPKSGGDRMELGLDPKSYNIVKLRLTNQVGGVTELKFSDIRTNLALDDSLFVFTVPEGADVVRPQKN; the protein is encoded by the coding sequence ATGGCCGAGGCCCGCTGCACGACCATTGCGGCGAGCGCTTCCGTCGACTCGTCACCGAGCCTCGACACCGCGCTCACGCGCCTGCAGCAGCGTTACGATTGTTCGCGCTCGCTGCAGGCCGATTTTGACGAGACGCTGAGCAGCCCGGGCGGGATGAAGCGGACGCGCAAGGGGACGGTCTATTTCAGGAAAGTCGGGCTGATGCGATGGGCGTTTGCCGCGCCGTCCGAAGGCACCGTCGTGAGCGACGGCGCGACAATCTATGACTACGAAAAGGACCTCAACCAGGTCGTTGAATTGCCGGTGAACAAGGCGCTCAAGAGCAGCGCCACCGCTTTTTTGCTCGGGCTCGGCAATATCCGGCGTGATTTCAAAGTGTCGATGCCGCCGGCTTCATCCAGCGACGGCCTGGTTCACTTGGTCCTCGTTCCCAAAAGCGGCGGCGACAGGATGGAACTCGGGCTCGACCCGAAAAGTTACAATATAGTTAAATTGAGGCTGACCAATCAGGTAGGTGGCGTTACCGAACTTAAGTTTAGCGATATTCGGACAAACTTGGCTTTGGATGACTCATTGTTCGTTTTCACTGTGCCCGAAGGCGCTGACGTCGTTCGTCCCCAAAAGAACTGA
- the rimO gene encoding 30S ribosomal protein S12 methylthiotransferase RimO: protein MESVHLISLGCPKNTADSELMLGALVRAGFDVTMDPEQAQVLLVNTCAFIEPAKKESIDAILAAAEVKKNGSGKRLVVAGCLSQRYGNELREQFPEVDIFVGTGNFLDLPELLRRGERPELRPIPYAGAAHLLPSAAAPRVSTGEPFSAYLKVSEGCDHRCAFCIIPKIRGRHESRPLDDLVEEAKRLADSGVREINLIAQDLTAYGRDLNPRASLAQLLRRLAPIDGIRWIRLLYCYPNFVTDELLTAIADIDKVVKYIDMPLQHADGAILRAMKRERSADALRALLERVRETVSGVALRTSFIVGFPGETEAAFANLVDFVREQRFDRVGVFTYSREENTAAYEFADQVPERVKRRRRAELMEAAAEISLAKNRSLVGNEIEVMVEGTAPGSAVRLRARTAAQAPEIDGMVLLSGEAEPGEIVRARIERATTYDLHGRITGAPAQR from the coding sequence ATGGAAAGCGTTCACCTGATCAGCCTGGGATGTCCCAAAAACACAGCCGATAGCGAGCTGATGCTGGGCGCGCTGGTGCGTGCCGGGTTCGACGTCACGATGGATCCCGAGCAGGCGCAGGTGCTGCTGGTCAACACCTGCGCTTTTATCGAACCGGCCAAGAAGGAATCGATCGACGCGATCCTCGCCGCCGCCGAGGTCAAGAAGAATGGGTCGGGCAAGCGGCTGGTGGTTGCCGGATGCCTCTCGCAGCGCTACGGGAACGAGCTTCGCGAGCAGTTTCCCGAGGTCGATATCTTCGTCGGCACTGGTAATTTCCTCGATCTACCCGAACTGCTGCGCCGGGGCGAGCGCCCTGAGCTGCGGCCGATTCCCTATGCCGGCGCGGCTCATCTGCTGCCCTCGGCCGCTGCGCCGCGCGTCAGCACCGGCGAGCCCTTCAGCGCCTATCTGAAGGTTTCCGAGGGCTGCGATCATCGATGCGCCTTCTGCATCATCCCGAAGATCCGCGGCCGGCATGAGAGTCGTCCGCTGGACGACCTGGTGGAAGAGGCGAAGCGGCTTGCGGATAGCGGAGTGCGCGAGATCAACCTGATCGCGCAGGATCTGACCGCATACGGCCGCGACCTTAATCCGCGCGCGTCGCTCGCGCAGTTGCTGCGCCGCCTCGCGCCGATCGACGGTATCCGATGGATTCGACTGCTTTACTGCTATCCGAATTTCGTCACCGATGAGCTGCTCACGGCCATCGCGGACATTGACAAGGTGGTTAAGTATATAGACATGCCGCTGCAGCATGCGGACGGCGCGATACTGCGGGCGATGAAGCGGGAACGTTCCGCCGATGCGTTGCGGGCGCTTCTGGAGCGGGTGCGCGAGACCGTTTCCGGGGTCGCGCTCCGCACTTCGTTCATCGTTGGTTTTCCGGGTGAGACCGAGGCGGCATTTGCGAACCTCGTGGATTTCGTGCGCGAGCAGCGTTTCGATCGGGTTGGAGTTTTCACGTACTCGCGCGAGGAAAATACCGCCGCCTACGAGTTTGCCGACCAGGTTCCCGAACGGGTCAAACGGCGCCGGCGGGCAGAGCTGATGGAGGCGGCGGCGGAGATTTCTCTGGCGAAAAACCGCAGTCTGGTCGGTAACGAAATTGAAGTCATGGTCGAAGGGACGGCCCCGGGGAGCGCGGTGCGGTTGCGCGCGCGGACCGCGGCCCAGGCGCCTGAAATCGACGGTATGGTCCTGCTCAGCGGCGAAGCCGAGCCGGGCGAGATCGTCCGCGCGCGGATCGAACGCGCGACCACCTACGACCTTCACGGACGAATCACAGGCGCGCCGGCGCAACGATAA
- a CDS encoding TraR/DksA family transcriptional regulator produces the protein MPKKAAATSRKKFLAKMREQLSEMKAKLLSELDSDLRAEREGNKDEGMDTYDLASEERDREINFILSDRERVKIKQIDDALGRLDDSTYGVCESCGLEIAEERLLALPFTRLCRDCQQEQEKEAKSQRRFDDERNTYRKLGSTDADEETP, from the coding sequence ATGCCGAAAAAAGCAGCAGCCACGAGCAGAAAGAAGTTTCTGGCCAAGATGCGCGAGCAGCTTAGCGAGATGAAGGCCAAGCTGCTTAGCGAACTCGATTCCGACTTGCGCGCCGAGCGCGAAGGCAACAAGGACGAGGGCATGGATACTTACGACCTCGCCTCCGAGGAGCGCGACCGCGAAATAAATTTCATCCTTTCCGACCGCGAACGGGTGAAAATCAAGCAGATCGATGACGCGCTCGGGCGGCTCGACGATAGCACCTACGGTGTCTGCGAGTCGTGCGGACTCGAGATCGCCGAGGAGCGTCTGCTGGCGCTGCCGTTCACGCGCCTTTGCCGCGACTGTCAGCAGGAACAGGAAAAAGAGGCCAAGTCGCAGCGCCGCTTCGACGACGAGCGCAACACCTATCGCAAGCTGGGCTCGACCGACGCCGACGAAGAGACTCCGTAG
- a CDS encoding P-loop NTPase, whose amino-acid sequence MASASLGTGLENGAAPILKPAEVRAVVAVASARGGVGKSGVSVNIAAALAMAGRKVALIDADLNSPNLLAMLGLKPLRRFAPGEAIDPAAGPLGIRVVASSQLADGEPVAFSFVEGEEGPAPAAVQNGAGSLEIDSRGALRRLIEARFGPLDLMLIDLASGLAPLHSLAEVVELSGVLMVTRPSEACLRATHDALKTLLRDKIPVLGLVENMLGFNCDSCHTVRPLFPQGNSAGLAQAVGTPILGRLPFDPRLADCAERGVLFLREHPDAPLTKQFATMATNLEQAIARRAAAKAEPQPLATEDPA is encoded by the coding sequence TTGGCCTCCGCGTCTCTCGGCACTGGCCTGGAGAACGGTGCGGCGCCAATCCTGAAGCCGGCCGAAGTGCGTGCCGTCGTGGCTGTGGCCAGCGCGAGAGGAGGTGTTGGCAAGAGCGGAGTCTCGGTCAACATCGCCGCCGCCCTGGCGATGGCCGGGCGCAAGGTCGCCCTTATTGACGCCGACCTCAACTCGCCGAATCTGCTCGCGATGCTTGGCCTGAAGCCGCTTCGGCGCTTCGCCCCCGGCGAAGCGATCGATCCCGCTGCGGGTCCGCTGGGTATCCGGGTCGTCGCTTCGAGCCAACTCGCCGACGGGGAACCCGTGGCCTTCAGCTTTGTCGAGGGCGAGGAAGGACCGGCGCCGGCTGCAGTGCAAAACGGCGCCGGCTCCCTCGAGATCGACAGCCGCGGCGCGTTGCGCCGCCTAATCGAAGCGCGCTTCGGGCCGCTCGACCTGATGCTCATCGATCTCGCCTCGGGTCTGGCGCCGCTGCACTCTTTGGCCGAGGTGGTCGAGCTTAGCGGCGTGCTGATGGTTACGCGTCCGTCCGAGGCCTGCCTGCGCGCGACCCACGACGCGCTCAAGACGCTGCTGCGGGACAAAATCCCGGTGCTCGGGCTGGTCGAGAACATGCTCGGCTTCAACTGCGACAGTTGCCACACCGTGCGTCCGCTTTTTCCGCAAGGCAACTCCGCCGGGTTGGCGCAGGCGGTTGGCACGCCGATCCTCGGACGGCTGCCGTTCGATCCGCGGCTTGCGGATTGCGCCGAGCGCGGCGTGTTGTTCCTGCGCGAGCATCCCGACGCGCCGCTGACCAAACAATTTGCGACGATGGCCACCAACCTGGAGCAGGCAATCGCGCGCCGCGCGGCGGCGAAGGCAGAGCCGCAGCCGCTTGCGACCGAAGACCCCGCCTGA
- a CDS encoding aminoglycoside phosphotransferase family protein, translated as MSDPEHTHMTGMSKPAGVRFRARGRLAVHTIWDHITRPIAKAIDDVPWCAEAISPEWLTAVLCGGVEGARVVSVEVCGGDQGSSVRRRLKAEYNDAGKAARLPENLFCKTTPTVLTRLATGLSAAGEGRFYRQIRPELNIEAPRCYHSAWDRSSGRSVHLFDDLIANKAAQFCKWHTPISRQQAEQIMDTLATVHGRYYDSARFGSDLKWLLTYEDFFHAGERVGLADCHEQAMIKAEAVIPPDLSRRRAEIWPLATRALELHAKAPRTLIHSDVHLGNWYVTGEGRMGLCDWQCLGKGHWSRDVSYALSTTIAIADRRAWERDLLARYLERMREGCGLRVTFEEAWDFYRQQIVLALMMWTPTLVHTRTTPDMQPEEMSLEMIKRMTAAMSDLESLDSFV; from the coding sequence ATGTCTGATCCGGAACACACCCACATGACCGGGATGTCGAAGCCGGCGGGCGTCCGCTTCAGGGCCAGGGGCAGGTTGGCCGTCCATACGATTTGGGACCACATCACTCGCCCGATCGCAAAAGCTATTGACGACGTCCCCTGGTGCGCGGAGGCAATATCGCCGGAGTGGCTCACGGCCGTGCTATGCGGCGGCGTCGAAGGCGCACGCGTGGTCTCGGTCGAAGTATGCGGAGGCGACCAGGGCTCGAGCGTCCGCAGGCGGCTTAAGGCGGAATACAACGACGCTGGAAAGGCTGCGCGCTTGCCCGAGAATCTGTTCTGCAAGACGACTCCAACCGTCTTGACCAGGCTTGCGACCGGCCTGTCTGCAGCCGGCGAGGGTCGCTTCTACCGCCAAATCCGTCCCGAGCTGAATATCGAGGCGCCGCGATGCTATCACTCGGCGTGGGACCGCAGCTCAGGACGTTCGGTGCATCTGTTCGACGATCTGATTGCGAACAAGGCGGCCCAGTTCTGCAAGTGGCACACGCCGATCTCCCGCCAGCAGGCGGAGCAGATCATGGATACGCTTGCCACCGTGCACGGCCGCTACTACGACAGCGCGCGCTTCGGCTCCGACCTGAAATGGCTTCTGACCTACGAGGACTTCTTTCACGCGGGCGAAAGGGTAGGGCTCGCCGACTGTCACGAACAGGCGATGATCAAGGCTGAAGCCGTCATCCCCCCGGACCTAAGCCGCCGTCGCGCCGAGATTTGGCCTTTGGCGACGAGAGCGCTGGAGCTCCACGCGAAAGCGCCGCGCACGTTGATTCATTCCGACGTGCATCTCGGAAACTGGTACGTCACGGGAGAAGGCCGGATGGGGTTATGCGATTGGCAATGCCTCGGCAAAGGGCACTGGTCGCGCGACGTTTCCTATGCTCTGTCCACGACGATCGCAATCGCGGATCGGCGCGCATGGGAGCGCGATCTGCTCGCGCGCTATCTCGAGCGGATGCGGGAGGGATGCGGTCTTCGCGTCACCTTCGAGGAGGCCTGGGACTTCTACCGCCAGCAGATTGTTCTTGCCCTGATGATGTGGACGCCGACGCTGGTTCATACGCGCACGACACCCGACATGCAGCCGGAAGAGATGTCGCTCGAAATGATCAAACGGATGACCGCCGCCATGTCCGACCTCGAAAGTCTCGACAGCTTCGTCTGA
- a CDS encoding carbonic anhydrase: protein MPTISRTVTIATTRLGLAVIAAALSIFATAHLSAVFAAAEKAAPTMTPDQALARLIEGNQRFQHDASGHPHLHAKRRSELVGGQAPFAAILSCSDSRVPPELIFDQGLGDLFVVRVAGNTVTRAGLESIDYAVSHLGTDLIMVLGHESCGAVKGALSECVGKPAAGLPEIFANICPAVDQARKKGGDKLDSIAIDLNVAEQVKKLERAPEFKQRVADGSLKIVGARYNLESGKVELVGSGE, encoded by the coding sequence ATGCCTACGATCAGCAGGACGGTCACAATCGCCACTACGCGCCTTGGGCTTGCGGTCATCGCGGCCGCGCTCTCGATCTTCGCAACGGCGCATCTCTCCGCGGTCTTCGCCGCGGCTGAAAAGGCGGCCCCAACGATGACTCCCGACCAGGCTCTTGCCCGGCTGATAGAAGGCAACCAGCGCTTCCAGCACGACGCAAGCGGCCATCCGCACCTTCACGCCAAGCGGCGCTCCGAACTCGTCGGCGGCCAGGCGCCGTTCGCCGCCATCCTGTCATGTTCGGACTCGCGCGTGCCGCCGGAGCTAATCTTCGACCAGGGGCTGGGCGACCTGTTCGTCGTGCGCGTGGCCGGCAACACGGTTACGCGCGCCGGCCTCGAAAGTATCGACTATGCGGTAAGCCATCTAGGCACCGATCTCATCATGGTGCTCGGCCACGAGAGTTGCGGAGCGGTCAAGGGCGCGCTCAGCGAGTGCGTAGGCAAGCCTGCGGCGGGATTGCCGGAGATCTTCGCCAACATCTGCCCCGCGGTCGATCAAGCGCGTAAGAAGGGCGGCGACAAGCTCGATTCAATCGCGATCGACCTGAACGTGGCCGAGCAGGTCAAAAAGCTCGAGCGCGCGCCGGAGTTCAAGCAGCGCGTCGCCGACGGCAGCCTGAAGATCGTCGGCGCCCGCTACAACCTGGAAAGCGGCAAGGTCGAGTTGGTCGGCTCCGGCGAGTGA
- a CDS encoding tetratricopeptide repeat protein: MGILVSTGVAIALGAVGCMSDAIKQNQQQLDQQKAELDQLKQQIAELKAAQQPPYPTTAPAPGSCDKGVTQAATKRGGDRFAAGDFSKALGYYQDAVTACPTSAQAQLNVARAYEALGNRDQAMDYYRRAINAAPSDHDAGPAVAEQAQQALSRLAAR, from the coding sequence TTGGGGATTCTTGTTTCGACGGGCGTAGCGATCGCGCTTGGCGCGGTCGGATGCATGTCCGACGCGATCAAGCAGAACCAGCAGCAACTCGATCAGCAAAAGGCCGAGCTGGATCAGCTAAAGCAGCAGATCGCCGAGCTCAAGGCCGCTCAGCAGCCGCCCTATCCAACCACCGCGCCCGCGCCGGGCTCGTGCGACAAGGGTGTGACGCAGGCGGCGACGAAGCGCGGCGGCGACCGCTTCGCGGCAGGCGACTTCAGCAAGGCGCTCGGCTACTATCAGGACGCCGTCACCGCATGTCCGACCAGCGCGCAGGCCCAGCTCAACGTGGCGCGCGCTTACGAGGCGCTGGGTAATCGCGACCAGGCGATGGATTACTACCGGCGCGCGATAAACGCCGCCCCGTCGGACCATGACGCCGGCCCGGCAGTCGCCGAGCAGGCGCAACAGGCGCTGTCGCGGCTGGCCGCAAGGTAG